Proteins encoded within one genomic window of Chelatococcus sp. HY11:
- a CDS encoding ABC transporter permease: protein MLNFVINRVLQLIPVIIGVTLATFLLAQIIPGDPADVLLGSGASEEARQQLRLALGLDRPIWIQYAQYLGDLLQGNLGQSFTFAQPVSEVIAERLVNTAILSFAAIILATAVGILAGTWVALKPGAVRDQSLSVVVLFFNSMPSFWLGLVLIIIFGLDLQLLPVGGMSDPTGDGGVLDIAAHMVLPTITLAAWSLAVIARMTRASMLDVLNSDFIRTARSRGVGETRIVLRHALPNALPAVITVIGLQMGFLLSGAVLTETVFSWPGLGLAMYQAISTRDIPLIQGGILVLAISFVLINFLVDVLYAYFNPKIDLS from the coding sequence ATGCTCAACTTCGTCATCAACCGCGTGCTTCAGCTCATCCCGGTCATCATCGGCGTCACTCTGGCAACTTTCCTTCTGGCGCAGATCATCCCCGGCGATCCGGCCGATGTGCTGCTGGGCAGCGGCGCGTCAGAGGAAGCGCGGCAGCAGCTGCGGCTGGCGCTCGGGCTCGACCGTCCGATCTGGATTCAATACGCCCAGTATCTGGGCGATCTGCTGCAAGGCAATCTCGGGCAATCGTTTACGTTTGCGCAGCCGGTCAGCGAAGTCATCGCCGAGCGGCTGGTCAACACAGCCATACTGTCGTTCGCGGCGATTATCCTGGCCACGGCAGTCGGAATCCTCGCGGGAACGTGGGTGGCGCTCAAACCCGGTGCCGTGAGGGACCAGAGCCTTTCAGTGGTGGTGCTCTTCTTCAACAGCATGCCGTCCTTCTGGCTCGGGCTGGTACTGATCATCATCTTCGGGCTCGATCTGCAACTCCTGCCCGTCGGCGGCATGTCGGACCCCACAGGCGACGGCGGCGTGCTCGACATCGCCGCGCATATGGTCCTGCCGACCATCACTTTGGCCGCCTGGTCACTCGCGGTCATCGCGCGGATGACACGAGCTTCCATGCTCGATGTCCTCAACAGCGACTTCATCCGGACGGCACGCAGCCGTGGCGTCGGCGAAACACGGATCGTCCTGCGCCATGCGCTGCCAAACGCGCTGCCCGCCGTGATCACCGTCATCGGCCTGCAGATGGGGTTCCTGCTAAGTGGCGCCGTCCTGACCGAAACAGTTTTCTCATGGCCTGGGCTCGGACTTGCCATGTATCAGGCCATATCCACGCGCGATATTCCGTTAATACAGGGTGGCATTCTTGTTCTTGCTATATCTTTCGTTCTTATAAACTTCCTGGTTGATGTTCTATACGCCTATTTCAACCCCAAGATCGATCTTTCTTGA
- a CDS encoding ABC transporter permease, translating to MITMASPDSSKRSMNPVLRRAMKNVALMTGLSIVLCIVVMALFAQWIAPFDPLFANPLQRYLPPLSGPHLLGTDELGRDILSRLIYGARYALLVALVPTILALCLGAVIGLFSGYFGGFFDAVAMRVFDVMFAFPGVLLALGISAALGPGLNSMIIAMIVVTIPAFGRLVRGVVLGVKQELFVDAARSLGFRDVRIVFRHILPNVLGPAIVYGTLQTGRNVILSASLSFLGLGPQPPAPEWGQMLSSGRTAIATAAHVATIPGLAIVVLAIGFNLIGDAARDIFDPRSKRRGE from the coding sequence ATGATTACCATGGCCTCGCCAGATTCTTCCAAACGAAGCATGAACCCAGTGCTTCGGCGCGCAATGAAGAACGTTGCGCTCATGACCGGCTTGTCCATTGTTCTCTGCATCGTCGTCATGGCCCTGTTCGCGCAATGGATCGCTCCGTTTGATCCGCTGTTTGCCAATCCACTGCAGCGCTACTTACCGCCCCTGTCCGGTCCGCATCTGCTAGGCACCGATGAACTGGGGCGGGATATTCTCAGCCGCCTGATCTACGGCGCTCGATATGCGCTGCTCGTGGCGCTCGTGCCGACCATCCTTGCCCTCTGCCTTGGTGCCGTGATCGGGCTATTCTCGGGTTACTTCGGCGGTTTCTTCGACGCGGTCGCCATGCGTGTTTTCGACGTCATGTTCGCGTTTCCGGGTGTTCTCCTCGCGCTCGGCATCAGCGCGGCCCTCGGGCCGGGGCTGAATTCAATGATCATAGCGATGATTGTCGTGACGATCCCGGCATTTGGTCGCCTCGTGCGCGGCGTGGTGCTCGGCGTCAAGCAGGAACTCTTCGTCGATGCCGCCCGTTCGCTCGGCTTCCGCGATGTTCGCATTGTCTTTCGCCACATCCTGCCAAATGTGCTCGGACCGGCGATTGTCTATGGAACCTTGCAAACCGGCCGCAACGTCATCCTCTCCGCGAGCCTGAGCTTCCTCGGCCTCGGACCACAGCCTCCTGCGCCCGAGTGGGGGCAGATGTTGTCGAGTGGACGCACGGCCATCGCGACCGCCGCCCATGTGGCGACGATCCCTGGCCTTGCCATCGTCGTGCTGGCGATCGGCTTCAATCTTATCGGCGACGCGGCACGGGACATCTTCGATCCACGCTCAAAACGTCGGGGTGAGTGA
- a CDS encoding aspartate/glutamate racemase family protein, which yields MMLGWRARIGQMRPATAIEGAEEWRTVAPVGVAFADARTIVPQVNEEGLKVMMSQVLEAARQLATAKVDLIVQCGAPGTFLRGKGHDEEVCAQIKEATGIPAITMMAAQMDALKALGAKNIAVATVYSDEVNAKMATYMEACGFSVASMKGLQILDPFDASVHDADSAYRLGRDAFRAADTADAILISCGTYRTFEILPYLEMDTGVPVVSSNQATLWRALRTLGLPDVIPNLGKLWSVA from the coding sequence ATGATGTTAGGTTGGCGCGCACGTATCGGCCAGATGCGCCCCGCAACTGCGATTGAGGGCGCCGAGGAGTGGCGCACGGTGGCTCCCGTCGGCGTCGCCTTCGCCGATGCCCGGACAATCGTTCCGCAGGTGAACGAGGAAGGCCTCAAGGTGATGATGAGCCAGGTGCTGGAGGCTGCGCGTCAGCTCGCCACGGCCAAGGTCGATCTCATCGTCCAATGCGGTGCTCCGGGAACCTTTCTGCGTGGCAAGGGCCATGACGAGGAGGTTTGCGCCCAGATCAAGGAGGCAACCGGAATTCCCGCCATCACGATGATGGCAGCGCAAATGGACGCACTGAAAGCCCTTGGCGCGAAGAATATCGCCGTCGCGACCGTGTATTCGGACGAGGTGAATGCCAAGATGGCCACTTACATGGAGGCATGCGGCTTCAGTGTTGCCTCGATGAAGGGCTTGCAAATTCTCGATCCCTTCGACGCCAGTGTGCATGACGCTGACAGTGCTTACCGCTTGGGTCGGGATGCCTTCCGTGCGGCGGACACGGCTGACGCCATCCTCATTTCATGCGGCACCTATCGGACCTTCGAGATCCTGCCCTATCTGGAGATGGATACCGGCGTTCCCGTCGTTAGCAGCAACCAGGCGACGCTGTGGCGGGCGCTGCGGACCCTCGGCCTGCCGGATGTCATTCCAAACCTCGGGAAGCTCTGGTCCGTCGCCTAG
- a CDS encoding ABC transporter substrate-binding protein, with translation MGYGWHCVIGAGLLGLLEITAPMPAAAQAPSTVVIGSEGAIPPLDPQRTTGTVGLRVIDAIFDPLIREDLSKETDTAPSLKPALAEAWSVSPDGLTYTFNLRRGVNFHDGQPFDAAAVQLNFARMMDKDSPVFDSRASGNMTFLTRWIQSTSAKDPNTFEIKLKEAFSGFPRLLSDRRVGMISPGALNEFKGDQLGQRPVGTGPFTLPSFQQGQQITLSRFDGYWGDKPKVARLIFRPITDPTALAIAAQTGQVDIIPSASPQQIAQLKAVPGITVQYPEPANQYFVRLNTRAAGTNEAKVREALNYAVNREGVTALFDGQTRAAVGPVPVGNELPPAAPGQGYRFDQAKARQLLEEAGVKTPLTIKLLAPNSGPGFALAPQVLALLQQDLKAVGIDLQVQFLEFATLITTEGPGYKDDVQGSFNGWATGADSAYWLERMFSGAQQPPQGVNRGWYRNPEVDKLFDEARGETEEAKRNALYRQAADLIARDAPWIFLYQDRLPRIIRSRVTGVVPARSVFLDYPSLAVR, from the coding sequence ATGGGATATGGCTGGCACTGCGTGATCGGCGCAGGATTGCTGGGGCTGCTGGAAATCACGGCGCCAATGCCCGCGGCGGCCCAGGCACCATCCACGGTGGTGATTGGATCCGAGGGGGCGATCCCGCCGCTGGATCCCCAGCGCACGACTGGCACCGTTGGATTGCGCGTGATCGACGCCATTTTCGATCCACTCATTCGCGAGGATCTGAGCAAGGAGACCGATACCGCGCCGTCTTTGAAGCCAGCATTGGCGGAAGCCTGGAGCGTGTCGCCGGACGGTCTCACCTATACTTTCAACCTGCGCCGCGGTGTAAATTTCCATGACGGCCAGCCGTTTGACGCCGCAGCCGTCCAGCTCAATTTCGCTCGGATGATGGACAAGGACTCGCCGGTCTTCGACAGCCGCGCCAGCGGAAACATGACCTTCCTGACGCGTTGGATCCAAAGCACGTCGGCGAAAGATCCGAACACTTTTGAAATCAAGCTCAAGGAGGCGTTCTCAGGCTTTCCGAGACTTCTGAGCGATCGTCGCGTAGGCATGATCAGTCCTGGCGCCCTCAATGAATTCAAGGGTGACCAGCTCGGTCAGCGCCCCGTCGGCACGGGTCCTTTCACATTGCCGTCGTTCCAGCAGGGCCAGCAAATTACGCTATCGCGCTTTGATGGCTACTGGGGCGACAAGCCAAAGGTCGCGCGTCTGATTTTCAGGCCGATCACCGATCCGACGGCGTTGGCCATTGCCGCCCAGACCGGCCAGGTTGATATCATTCCGAGTGCCAGCCCACAGCAGATCGCTCAGCTCAAGGCGGTTCCCGGGATCACCGTACAGTATCCAGAGCCGGCCAATCAATATTTCGTCCGCCTCAATACACGGGCTGCCGGCACCAACGAAGCGAAGGTCCGCGAGGCGCTGAACTATGCCGTCAACCGCGAGGGCGTGACCGCGTTGTTCGACGGCCAGACCCGCGCCGCCGTGGGTCCGGTGCCGGTCGGCAACGAACTGCCCCCCGCGGCACCCGGGCAGGGCTATCGTTTCGACCAGGCCAAGGCCCGCCAGCTGCTTGAAGAAGCCGGCGTGAAGACACCTTTGACGATCAAGCTTCTGGCGCCGAACAGCGGCCCGGGTTTCGCGCTGGCTCCGCAGGTCCTCGCTCTGCTGCAACAGGACTTGAAGGCGGTCGGCATAGATCTCCAGGTACAGTTTCTCGAATTCGCCACGCTTATTACGACCGAGGGACCAGGCTACAAGGACGACGTGCAGGGATCGTTCAATGGCTGGGCAACGGGCGCGGACAGCGCTTACTGGCTGGAGCGCATGTTCAGCGGTGCTCAGCAGCCCCCTCAAGGTGTCAACCGTGGCTGGTATCGCAACCCGGAAGTCGACAAACTTTTCGATGAGGCTCGCGGCGAAACCGAAGAGGCAAAGCGCAATGCGCTCTACCGCCAGGCAGCCGACCTGATCGCCAGGGATGCACCTTGGATCTTTCTCTACCAGGATCGCCTGCCGCGCATTATTCGCAGCCGCGTGACAGGCGTCGTGCCGGCACGCTCTGTCTTTCTGGACTACCCCAGCCTCGCCGTACGTTGA
- a CDS encoding LysR family transcriptional regulator produces the protein MSQQPHAMAQKSQQSPSLNATIKHLRAFLSVARNRSFTRAGIELHLSQPTLTMIIRQLEDIVGASLFERTTRTIALTPEGSDFMPTAERLVYDFDMAIQDIQAAATRRSGRIGVALVHAVATKVIPDVLRFFTVDHPRIRLHLRDGNSSEVRRRVRRNEVDVGFCSKGEDDPELDFKPLFRDQMGLLLRRDHAIAKVRPPLRWNDVEGTDFIGLTQDTATASLLTQLPAPTTLMSSPRFQVSMNSTLWALLEAGIGVTTVPALAVFGGAGGNLVFRQIKDPIVWRTVYVVTRRGRSLSPPIHDLIARVRDRISAISATTPLVEVLSPVDR, from the coding sequence GTGTCTCAGCAGCCGCATGCCATGGCTCAGAAGAGCCAGCAGTCACCGTCTCTCAATGCGACGATCAAACATCTGCGCGCCTTTCTGAGCGTGGCACGCAATAGAAGCTTCACGCGTGCCGGGATCGAACTGCATCTGTCGCAGCCCACCTTGACCATGATCATCCGGCAGCTTGAGGATATCGTGGGTGCTAGCCTCTTTGAGCGCACCACCCGGACGATAGCCTTGACCCCTGAGGGCAGCGATTTCATGCCGACGGCGGAGCGTCTTGTCTATGACTTCGACATGGCCATTCAGGATATACAGGCCGCTGCGACGCGACGCAGTGGAAGAATTGGCGTTGCGCTCGTTCATGCCGTTGCGACCAAGGTTATTCCGGATGTGTTGCGTTTCTTTACTGTTGATCATCCACGCATTCGCCTGCATCTCCGTGACGGGAATTCATCCGAAGTGCGCCGCCGCGTGAGGCGCAACGAGGTCGATGTGGGCTTCTGCAGCAAGGGCGAGGATGATCCGGAACTCGATTTCAAGCCTCTTTTCCGAGACCAGATGGGCCTTCTTCTACGAAGGGACCATGCAATCGCGAAAGTCCGGCCGCCCTTGCGATGGAACGATGTCGAGGGGACGGACTTCATCGGGTTGACACAGGATACCGCGACGGCCTCGCTCCTCACTCAACTGCCGGCGCCGACCACATTGATGTCATCACCACGCTTCCAAGTGTCGATGAACTCGACGCTATGGGCGTTGCTGGAAGCCGGGATCGGTGTCACGACGGTTCCTGCCCTCGCCGTCTTCGGCGGCGCGGGCGGAAATCTTGTCTTCAGACAGATCAAGGATCCAATTGTTTGGCGTACGGTGTATGTCGTCACGCGGCGTGGAAGATCGCTGTCGCCGCCGATTCACGATCTCATTGCGCGCGTACGCGATCGGATCTCGGCCATCAGTGCCACTACCCCCCTTGTAGAGGTCCTGTCGCCTGTCGACCGGTGA
- a CDS encoding extracellular solute-binding protein yields the protein MFAELQQSLSAQKSPGCARQLTLSHFPDWIQCTGSNYNEWGEKTMDFMKRTALAAGVAVSLCAVLPAVAQTPVTILSHKVHENVARGLVAGTTGGDVAGEWAGANKATLNWITGNIDPIHDRLGRELSLRESSIDLAFVINKFHTPRIAALLEPLDDHMKAAPIEIIDVIPAQLKKALTYDGKLTAIPFRHATTGLHWNKALFAERGLDRAPQTLDELLQYARKMSYTRPDGTRVAGLVMNSGDEHVAVLTLLSAFGARLFDDKGKVTANTPEMIKGLTTMAELYKEGVLSQNYATMTIDDVITAVQNGQAAMAIDPFARYAVYNNPKSSKFPGQIDVVVTPSAVNPEGTAITEIWSMAIPRNAKNKDLSYSLMRALSGKEATIRIALNGNGPVDPTAYSDIRLQEKLPYTKAEAEALKIAQIVPSNFDRSIEVAAIFREESQAAVLGLKSPKDAAASMQSRIERLVN from the coding sequence ATGTTCGCCGAGTTGCAGCAGAGTTTATCAGCCCAGAAGAGCCCAGGTTGCGCGCGGCAGTTGACCTTATCGCATTTTCCTGATTGGATCCAATGCACTGGATCCAATTATAACGAGTGGGGAGAGAAAACCATGGATTTCATGAAACGGACCGCGCTCGCAGCCGGGGTGGCCGTCAGCCTTTGCGCGGTGTTACCGGCTGTCGCGCAGACGCCCGTGACAATCCTGTCGCATAAGGTGCACGAGAACGTTGCCCGCGGGCTCGTCGCCGGGACGACCGGGGGAGACGTCGCCGGCGAGTGGGCGGGGGCTAACAAGGCGACGCTGAACTGGATCACCGGCAACATCGATCCGATTCATGACCGCCTTGGCCGCGAACTGTCGCTGCGCGAAAGCTCGATCGATCTCGCTTTCGTCATCAACAAGTTTCACACGCCACGCATCGCGGCACTGCTCGAGCCGCTGGATGACCACATGAAGGCCGCGCCGATCGAGATCATCGATGTTATCCCCGCGCAATTGAAGAAAGCGCTCACGTACGACGGCAAGCTGACGGCGATCCCGTTCCGCCACGCGACGACCGGCCTGCACTGGAACAAGGCGCTGTTCGCCGAACGCGGATTGGACCGCGCTCCGCAGACGCTGGACGAATTGCTCCAATACGCGAGGAAGATGAGCTATACGCGCCCGGACGGTACGCGTGTCGCAGGACTTGTTATGAATTCAGGCGACGAGCATGTCGCGGTGCTGACCCTGCTGTCCGCATTCGGCGCTCGCCTATTCGACGACAAGGGTAAAGTCACGGCCAATACTCCCGAAATGATCAAGGGCCTGACGACCATGGCAGAGCTCTACAAGGAAGGGGTGCTCTCGCAAAACTACGCGACGATGACCATTGATGACGTGATCACCGCCGTTCAGAACGGACAGGCGGCAATGGCGATCGACCCCTTCGCACGTTATGCCGTCTACAATAACCCCAAGAGTTCCAAATTCCCCGGCCAGATAGACGTTGTTGTGACACCGTCAGCAGTCAATCCTGAGGGGACCGCGATCACGGAGATCTGGTCGATGGCTATACCTCGCAACGCAAAGAACAAGGATCTTTCCTACTCGCTCATGCGCGCGCTGTCCGGGAAAGAAGCGACTATTCGGATCGCGCTCAATGGTAACGGCCCGGTCGATCCGACCGCTTACTCCGATATACGCCTGCAGGAGAAACTACCTTATACAAAAGCGGAAGCTGAGGCCTTGAAGATCGCGCAAATCGTTCCTTCCAACTTCGACCGTTCGATCGAGGTCGCAGCGATTTTCCGCGAAGAATCGCAGGCGGCGGTGCTCGGTTTGAAATCGCCGAAGGATGCGGCCGCTTCCATGCAGTCACGGATCGAGCGGCTGGTCAACTGA
- a CDS encoding GntR family transcriptional regulator encodes MERAIRFKSTADYATSEIQRMILAGELAAGERLDQVRLAEQLDVSRHPIRQAIERLAERGFVLLSPHRSAVVSAHSIADLVELYSLRESLEDMALRASWSSLTAGGLDDVAAIYKRLTAQDPEADLERYMHENRAFHLAFYRDCGNRHLLRTITTLFDLSERYQRTALTTSHRQNQSSDEHAGMMAALRAGHLELLSQRLKAHNRGTQEQVRALLSTSAPATVKV; translated from the coding sequence GTGGAACGGGCTATTCGATTCAAGAGTACAGCGGATTACGCCACCTCTGAGATCCAGCGCATGATCCTGGCCGGCGAGCTTGCCGCGGGTGAGCGGCTTGACCAGGTGCGACTGGCCGAGCAACTCGACGTCAGCCGACATCCCATCCGGCAAGCGATCGAGCGCCTCGCCGAGCGCGGCTTCGTGCTCCTGAGCCCGCATCGCAGCGCGGTGGTTTCGGCGCATTCGATCGCTGATCTGGTCGAACTCTATTCATTGCGCGAAAGCCTGGAGGACATGGCCCTGCGCGCGAGCTGGTCCAGCCTGACCGCCGGGGGGCTTGATGATGTGGCGGCCATCTACAAACGCCTGACCGCGCAGGATCCGGAAGCGGATCTCGAGCGATACATGCACGAGAATCGTGCGTTTCACCTCGCCTTCTATCGGGATTGCGGCAATCGTCATCTCCTGCGCACCATCACGACGCTATTTGATCTCTCAGAGCGCTATCAAAGAACGGCATTGACCACTTCGCACCGGCAAAATCAGTCGAGCGACGAGCATGCGGGGATGATGGCCGCGCTGCGCGCCGGCCATCTCGAACTTCTGAGCCAGCGCCTGAAAGCGCATAACCGCGGAACGCAGGAGCAGGTGCGAGCCCTGCTCTCCACGTCGGCCCCCGCAACCGTGAAAGTCTGA
- a CDS encoding FAD-dependent oxidoreductase, whose translation MNSQDYDVIVLGGGSAGIAAAVAAARNGARTALVEAGPMLGGELLTGMTIDGAINGRGEDTVGGVLTDLLQLCRDMGGFVAKLNDWRLIRYIAYDPEIMKIAIPRLVFDAGVTVHLQTFAEETVRDGGRITGLVVLGKGGRQLLTARAFVDASGDGDLCAMAGSDMLSVESGEKPQPMSMMFRMAGVDTGALLSYVREHPECVAVGESDAIRDGRTDREITEEIFRQGQPCVFFKGDGPLLGGAIQRGDMFATALVMIQPTSEKRREVCINATRITLDEPTRSDNMATAMRVLPAQVFQCAEFLRKSVPGFSEASISGMSPRIGIRETRRVLGDYVLTEEDVLQAKKRGDGVAKGCHHVDIHQDGTGQIRIPVSDGGSYDIPIASLLPRGLENVVIAGRCLSASREAQGSARVMGSCMAMGQAAGSLTAMAITQSNHARLRDIPVARLRQVLREQGAVLDGTR comes from the coding sequence GTGAACAGCCAGGACTACGATGTGATCGTATTGGGCGGCGGCAGCGCGGGCATCGCCGCGGCTGTCGCGGCAGCGCGCAACGGCGCGCGAACAGCCTTGGTTGAGGCTGGCCCCATGCTGGGCGGCGAACTGCTCACCGGTATGACCATCGATGGCGCGATCAATGGCCGTGGCGAGGATACCGTCGGCGGGGTCCTCACCGATCTGCTCCAGCTATGCCGCGACATGGGAGGCTTCGTCGCAAAGCTCAATGACTGGCGGCTCATCCGCTACATTGCCTATGATCCGGAGATCATGAAGATCGCCATCCCGCGTCTCGTTTTCGATGCGGGCGTGACCGTCCACCTCCAGACATTCGCGGAGGAAACAGTGCGTGACGGCGGCCGGATCACCGGTCTCGTCGTGCTTGGCAAGGGCGGGCGGCAATTGCTGACCGCGCGCGCCTTCGTTGATGCCTCGGGAGACGGCGACCTCTGCGCGATGGCGGGAAGCGACATGCTGAGCGTTGAAAGCGGCGAGAAACCCCAGCCGATGTCGATGATGTTCCGCATGGCTGGCGTCGATACAGGAGCGTTGCTCTCCTATGTGCGCGAGCATCCCGAATGCGTCGCTGTCGGTGAGAGCGACGCCATCCGTGACGGCCGCACGGACCGAGAGATCACCGAGGAAATCTTCCGACAGGGACAACCCTGCGTTTTCTTCAAAGGCGACGGCCCGCTTCTCGGCGGCGCCATCCAGCGCGGCGATATGTTCGCTACCGCGCTGGTGATGATACAGCCGACGTCCGAGAAAAGACGGGAGGTCTGCATCAACGCGACGCGCATCACGCTCGATGAGCCGACCCGGTCGGACAACATGGCAACCGCGATGAGGGTGCTACCCGCGCAAGTGTTCCAATGTGCTGAATTTCTGCGCAAGTCAGTGCCGGGCTTCAGCGAGGCGAGTATCTCCGGCATGTCCCCCCGCATCGGGATTCGCGAAACGCGCCGGGTCCTTGGCGATTACGTTCTCACCGAGGAGGATGTGCTCCAGGCGAAAAAGCGCGGCGACGGCGTCGCCAAGGGCTGCCATCATGTTGATATCCACCAGGATGGCACGGGGCAGATCCGCATCCCGGTTTCCGACGGCGGATCGTACGATATTCCTATAGCGAGCCTTTTGCCCAGAGGCCTCGAGAATGTCGTGATCGCAGGACGGTGTCTGTCGGCGAGCCGCGAGGCACAGGGCTCGGCGCGTGTCATGGGAAGCTGTATGGCTATGGGGCAGGCCGCCGGCAGCCTCACCGCAATGGCCATCACGCAGAGCAATCACGCGCGGCTGCGCGACATCCCCGTCGCCCGCTTGCGCCAGGTCCTAAGGGAACAAGGCGCGGTGCTTGACGGCACCCGCTGA
- a CDS encoding NAD-dependent succinate-semialdehyde dehydrogenase: MQWGRLSLAGAAAPASEGVPVGWLGVDDPATGEAVGQVRAFSADDTRAAVASAHAAFPAWSGETRQARGAILSRMSQLLLDHSEDLATLLTAEQGKPLVESRAEVASAAGYFSFFAGEAQRLNGEIIASPRADSRILVHHKPIGVVAAITPWNFPISMVARKLAPALAAGCTVVLKPAPQTPLCALALAYLCREAGLPAGALEVVSGDAVTIGSVLTQDPRIAFLSFTGSTATGRILYGQCAGTIKKLGLELGGHAPFIVLPDADLEKAAALAAAAKFRNAGQTCVCPNRFFVHDVVYDDFLSRFLVQVDALVPGDGRDPSSTLAPLIDEAALAKVERHVTDAVAKGARLTRGGRRAAVGRAWYEATVLEDVGNDMLVACEETFGPLAAITRFTDLEGVKASVNASSYGLAGYVFGRDISSVLRTAESLDLGMVGINAIHLGLEMAPIGGVKQSGLGREGGHAGILEYCEQQYLLIGM; the protein is encoded by the coding sequence ATGCAGTGGGGGAGGCTCAGCCTTGCCGGCGCGGCCGCGCCGGCAAGCGAAGGCGTGCCAGTAGGCTGGTTGGGCGTGGATGATCCGGCGACCGGCGAGGCGGTCGGGCAAGTGCGCGCGTTCTCGGCAGACGATACGCGAGCCGCCGTCGCATCGGCTCATGCGGCCTTTCCAGCCTGGTCAGGTGAGACACGTCAGGCCCGGGGCGCGATCCTCAGCCGAATGTCGCAACTCCTTCTGGATCACAGCGAGGATCTCGCAACCCTGCTGACCGCGGAACAAGGTAAGCCGCTCGTCGAGTCCCGCGCCGAGGTCGCATCCGCTGCTGGATATTTCAGCTTTTTCGCCGGAGAGGCCCAGCGTCTGAATGGCGAGATCATTGCCTCCCCGCGCGCCGACAGTCGCATCCTCGTGCATCATAAGCCGATCGGCGTTGTCGCGGCGATCACCCCTTGGAATTTCCCGATCTCGATGGTCGCGCGCAAACTCGCGCCAGCACTGGCGGCTGGCTGCACTGTTGTGCTCAAGCCGGCGCCGCAGACCCCGCTCTGCGCCTTGGCGCTGGCCTATCTGTGCCGGGAGGCGGGCCTGCCCGCGGGCGCTCTGGAGGTTGTCAGCGGCGACGCGGTGACAATTGGTTCAGTGCTGACGCAGGATCCGCGCATCGCCTTCCTGAGTTTCACCGGTTCTACCGCGACGGGGCGGATTCTCTACGGCCAATGCGCTGGCACCATCAAGAAGTTGGGCCTCGAACTCGGCGGGCACGCTCCCTTCATTGTTCTACCGGATGCTGACCTCGAGAAGGCAGCAGCTCTTGCCGCGGCGGCCAAGTTCCGCAATGCCGGCCAGACCTGCGTCTGTCCAAACCGCTTCTTTGTCCATGATGTGGTCTATGATGACTTCCTCTCCCGTTTTCTCGTACAGGTCGATGCCCTCGTTCCGGGAGACGGGCGCGATCCCTCCAGTACGCTCGCGCCGCTGATCGACGAGGCGGCACTGGCCAAGGTCGAGCGCCACGTCACGGATGCTGTCGCCAAGGGCGCGCGACTGACGCGCGGTGGACGGCGCGCCGCCGTGGGGCGCGCATGGTACGAAGCAACGGTTCTGGAGGATGTCGGCAACGACATGCTCGTCGCATGCGAGGAGACCTTCGGGCCGCTCGCGGCGATCACGCGCTTCACGGACCTCGAGGGGGTGAAGGCGTCAGTCAACGCATCGTCCTACGGGCTCGCGGGATATGTCTTCGGACGCGATATCTCAAGCGTATTGCGAACCGCCGAATCTCTCGATCTCGGCATGGTCGGCATCAATGCGATCCATCTTGGTCTGGAGATGGCTCCCATCGGCGGTGTCAAGCAGTCCGGCCTCGGGCGGGAGGGCGGACATGCGGGCATTCTTGAATACTGTGAGCAGCAATACCTGCTGATAGGCATGTGA